In the genome of Nonomuraea sp. NBC_00507, the window CCGTGCTCATCACTCGTGCTCGCCACCTGTGCTCGCCACCTGTGCTCGCCACCCGTGCTCATCACTCGTGCTCGCCACCTGTGCTCGCCACCTGTGCTCGCCACCCGTGCTCATCACTCGTGCTCGCCATCTCCACGGGTGCGCGCCGTCTTCAAGGGCAAAAGAGCTTTTGGGCAACCCCCTCGGGCTGGACGCCGCACTGCGTGCCTTCGGCCCGCTGGGCTCGCCGTAAACGCCGGTATCGGGTCGGCCGTCGCGGGCATGCCCAGCCCGGTGGTCTGGGCATGCCGAGCGGGGTCAGGCGCAAGCGTTCAGTGCCGTTCAGGCGGGCTCGTTGCCCGGCTTCCACTTGATGCTGCAGCCGAGCGACGGGCTCTGCTCCGCGGGCACCTCGCCGCCCTCCAGCAGGGCGTCGATGGCCGCCCGCAGCGACGCGCCGGTCACCGGCACCGAGTTGCCGGGGCGGGAGCCGTCGAATTCTCCCCGGTAGACGAGCTTGAGCCGGGAGTCGTACAGGAAGAAGTCGGGCGTGCAGGCGGCCTTGTACGCCTTGGCCACCTCCTGGGTGTCGTCCAGCAAGTACGGGAACGTGAACCCGGCTCGGGCGGCCTGCTCGGCCAGGTGTGTGGGATCGTCGTCCGGGTAATTAACGCTGTCGTTGCTGCAGATGGCGACGATCGACAG includes:
- a CDS encoding thioredoxin family protein yields the protein MAVNSFMVPLGAPAPDFDLTAIDGGSVSLEDLKDSPATLVVFLSNHCPYVRHIEKGLGALAADYGARLSIVAICSNDSVNYPDDDPTHLAEQAARAGFTFPYLLDDTQEVAKAYKAACTPDFFLYDSRLKLVYRGEFDGSRPGNSVPVTGASLRAAIDALLEGGEVPAEQSPSLGCSIKWKPGNEPA